A single window of Jiangella alkaliphila DNA harbors:
- a CDS encoding ABC transporter ATP-binding protein — protein MVLHLDGVRKSYQTGTLHVDALRGIDLGIDEGDYVAIMGPSGSGKSTLMNILGCLDTPTSGTYRLVGVDVGELSENELAEVRNRLIGFVFQQFNLLAHLTALRNVELPLAYAGVPGDERRRRALAALGRVGLSDRVDHRPRELSGGQQQRVAIARALVTDPALILADEPTGNLDSRSTRDVLALLEELHDQGRTIVLITHEEEVARAAQRVVRIHDGELRVTAPAVRR, from the coding sequence GTGGTTCTGCACCTCGATGGCGTCCGCAAGTCCTACCAGACCGGAACGCTGCACGTCGACGCCCTGCGCGGCATCGACCTGGGGATCGACGAGGGCGACTACGTCGCGATCATGGGCCCGTCCGGCTCCGGCAAGTCCACGCTGATGAACATCCTCGGCTGCCTCGACACGCCGACGTCGGGGACCTATCGGCTGGTCGGCGTCGACGTCGGCGAGCTGAGCGAGAACGAACTCGCGGAGGTCCGCAACCGGCTCATCGGCTTCGTGTTCCAGCAGTTCAACCTGCTGGCGCACCTGACGGCGCTGCGCAACGTCGAACTGCCGCTCGCCTACGCGGGTGTGCCGGGCGACGAGCGGCGCCGGCGGGCGCTGGCCGCGCTGGGCCGCGTCGGCCTGTCCGACCGGGTGGACCACCGGCCGCGGGAGCTGTCCGGCGGCCAGCAGCAGCGGGTCGCGATCGCCCGGGCGCTGGTCACCGACCCCGCGCTGATCCTGGCCGATGAGCCGACCGGCAACCTGGACTCGCGCTCGACCCGTGACGTGCTCGCGCTCCTCGAGGAACTGCACGACCAGGGCCGGACGATCGTGCTGATCACGCACGAGGAGGAGGTCGCCAGGGCGGCCCAGCGGGTCGTGCGCATCCACGACGGCGAGCTGCGGGTCACGGCGCCGGCGGTGCGCCGATGA
- a CDS encoding type II toxin-antitoxin system CcdA family antitoxin — translation MARLNVYLPDDLAEEARASDLNVSQLTQQALRQELDRRKAETWLDRVRRRRYAGVTHDHAMEALDAAREEFGAT, via the coding sequence ATGGCTCGCCTGAACGTGTACCTCCCCGATGACCTGGCCGAAGAGGCCAGGGCGTCGGATCTCAATGTGTCCCAACTGACGCAGCAGGCGTTGCGGCAAGAACTCGACCGGCGCAAGGCGGAGACGTGGCTCGACCGCGTGCGCCGTCGCCGATACGCCGGAGTCACGCACGATCACGCCATGGAAGCCCTCGACGCCGCTCGGGAAGAGTTCGGCGCGACGTGA
- a CDS encoding response regulator transcription factor — protein sequence MAAPEPDGRLVVVDDEPNIVELLAASLRYAGFEVTTARSGRQALDLVLAEQPDLVVLDVLMPDMDGFAVVRQLRSHRVDVPVLFLTARDASEDRVMGLTIGADDYVTKPFSLEEVVARIRAILRRSRGSGRDETTARLSYADLELDDDRHEVWKAGRAVDLSPTEFKLLRYFLANQGRVLSKAQILDHVWSYDFGGDASVVESYMSYLRRKLDQGTPKLLHTVRGVGYVLRQPRESP from the coding sequence ATGGCCGCACCGGAACCGGACGGGCGGCTCGTCGTCGTGGACGACGAGCCGAACATCGTCGAGCTGCTCGCCGCCAGCCTGCGCTACGCCGGGTTCGAGGTCACGACCGCGCGCAGCGGCCGCCAGGCGCTGGACCTCGTCCTCGCCGAGCAGCCCGACCTCGTCGTGCTCGACGTCCTGATGCCGGACATGGACGGCTTCGCGGTCGTGCGCCAGCTGCGCAGCCACCGGGTGGACGTGCCGGTGCTGTTCCTCACCGCGAGGGACGCCAGCGAGGACCGCGTCATGGGCCTCACGATCGGCGCGGACGACTACGTGACCAAGCCGTTCAGCCTGGAGGAGGTGGTGGCCCGGATCCGGGCCATCCTGCGCCGCTCCCGCGGCAGCGGCCGCGACGAGACGACGGCCCGGCTGTCCTACGCCGACCTGGAGCTGGACGACGACCGGCACGAGGTGTGGAAGGCCGGCCGCGCCGTGGACCTGTCGCCGACGGAGTTCAAGCTGCTGCGCTACTTCCTGGCCAACCAGGGCCGGGTGCTCAGCAAGGCGCAGATCCTCGACCACGTCTGGTCCTACGACTTCGGCGGCGACGCGAGCGTCGTCGAGTCCTACATGTCGTACCTGCGCCGCAAGCTCGACCAGGGCACGCCCAAGCTGCTGCACACGGTGCGCGGCGTCGGCTACGTCCTGCGGCAGCCGCGCGAGAGCCCGTGA
- a CDS encoding SurA N-terminal domain-containing protein, which yields MSTIRRIVIASLAAASAVALAACDSEQIGAAVVVDGDRFTVDDLQNAVDHAQRLDGFDVEAAGGMPAFQRTVLTRHIQHEIFVRLADDEGLQVSEADIDVAIDEISGQAPGGDLTSALAQAGFTEQAFRAGVADQLIAQAYSEETGADAAALTQTLVELGDELGVEVNPRYGAWGEDLAVSADTGSISEPAGGSDAAEEQPLPPVE from the coding sequence GTGTCGACCATCCGACGCATCGTCATCGCGTCCCTCGCCGCGGCCAGCGCCGTCGCGCTGGCCGCGTGCGACTCCGAGCAGATCGGCGCCGCCGTCGTCGTCGACGGCGACCGGTTCACCGTCGACGACCTGCAGAACGCGGTCGACCACGCCCAGCGGCTCGACGGCTTCGACGTCGAGGCGGCCGGCGGCATGCCGGCGTTCCAGCGGACCGTCCTGACCCGGCACATCCAGCACGAGATCTTCGTGCGGCTGGCCGACGACGAGGGTCTCCAGGTCAGCGAGGCCGACATCGACGTCGCCATCGACGAGATCTCCGGCCAGGCGCCCGGCGGCGACCTCACCTCGGCGCTCGCGCAGGCCGGCTTCACCGAGCAGGCGTTCCGTGCCGGCGTCGCCGACCAGCTGATCGCGCAGGCCTACTCCGAGGAGACCGGCGCCGACGCCGCCGCGCTCACCCAGACCCTCGTCGAACTCGGCGACGAACTGGGCGTCGAGGTCAATCCGCGGTACGGCGCCTGGGGCGAGGACCTCGCCGTCAGCGCCGACACCGGCTCGATCTCCGAGCCCGCCGGCGGCTCCGACGCGGCCGAGGAGCAGCCGCTCCCGCCGGTCGAGTGA
- a CDS encoding MazG family protein gives MSLVLLATSPRVAPGLLSAAAWDALRAGSVYVDDEAHPQVAPVRAAGIDVSVVSSPPGGDVVWLLPPGDDGAGFPDARVVVGSADLPGARLLDLVAVMDRLRSPGGCPWDAEQTHRSLATYLLEETYETLEAIESDNDDDLREELGDLLLQVIFHARLAQERATQPWGIDEVAAGIEDKLVRRHPHVFGDVQASSASDVGERWERLKREEKNRSSAVDGVPLAQPALSLAAKLVHRVEKAGVPVPAPAPPGRAPESAEEVGDALFALAAAARDRGIDPEQALRDAARRYVAAVKAAEATR, from the coding sequence GTGAGCCTGGTCCTGCTCGCCACCAGCCCGCGGGTCGCCCCCGGGCTGCTCTCCGCCGCCGCGTGGGACGCGCTGCGGGCGGGCTCCGTGTACGTCGACGACGAGGCGCACCCGCAGGTGGCCCCGGTGCGCGCGGCCGGCATCGACGTCTCCGTGGTGTCCTCGCCGCCAGGCGGTGACGTCGTTTGGCTGCTGCCGCCCGGCGACGACGGCGCAGGGTTCCCGGACGCCCGTGTCGTCGTCGGCTCGGCCGACCTGCCCGGCGCGCGGCTGCTCGACCTCGTCGCCGTCATGGACCGGCTCCGCTCGCCCGGCGGCTGCCCGTGGGACGCAGAGCAGACCCACCGCAGCCTGGCGACGTACCTGCTGGAGGAGACCTACGAGACGCTCGAGGCGATCGAGTCGGACAACGACGACGATCTGCGCGAAGAGCTCGGCGACCTGCTGCTGCAGGTGATCTTCCACGCCCGGCTGGCGCAGGAGCGCGCGACGCAGCCGTGGGGGATCGACGAGGTCGCGGCCGGCATCGAGGACAAGCTGGTCCGCCGGCATCCGCACGTCTTCGGCGACGTCCAGGCGTCGTCCGCGTCCGACGTCGGGGAGCGGTGGGAGCGGCTGAAGCGCGAGGAGAAGAACCGCTCCTCCGCCGTCGACGGCGTGCCGCTCGCCCAGCCGGCGCTGTCGCTGGCCGCCAAGCTCGTCCACCGGGTCGAGAAGGCCGGCGTGCCGGTCCCGGCGCCGGCACCGCCCGGGCGCGCGCCGGAGTCCGCCGAGGAGGTCGGCGACGCGCTGTTCGCGCTGGCCGCGGCCGCCCGCGACCGTGGCATCGACCCTGAGCAGGCGCTGCGCGATGCCGCCCGCCGCTACGTCGCCGCCGTCAAGGCCGCCGAGGCCACCCGCTGA
- a CDS encoding sensor histidine kinase produces MRTRLARAWQARRDRTPLRTQLLLVVVALAAVTVLATSVVAAAVLQGYLMDRTDDQLRQAARPFEGQFRPGPIDADPRPFRPLADYSITVFAPDGAPVSTTDDADSDRPGPQLPTMDTATATELSGVPFTVDAVEGDGTWRVLVLVTEDGGSAALGRPLNDVDATVDQLLLIDGVVAVLALAALAGLAWWTVRTRLRPLEEVEHTAEAIAAGDLSRRIPPRDPRTEVGRLSASLNTMLGQIESAFLARRISEREARESEQRMRRFIGDASHELRTPLTSIRGFAELYRQGVVHDEAEVRRLLRRVEDEAARMGLLVDDLLLLARLDQQPVIARAPVDLIEIVVESVLHARVVARDHDLRLRVDARPVPPLIGDALRLRQVVDNLVRNATVHTPPGTVVDVSVGGTAEGWAVLEVRDDGPGLAGEDAAHVFERFYRADPSRSRSDGARYSGSGLGLSIVSALVAAHGGRVELRSVPGEGATFRVLLPPAGGDAAAATTWLTLEAAPEV; encoded by the coding sequence GTGAGGACGCGGCTGGCCCGGGCGTGGCAGGCCCGGCGCGACCGCACGCCGTTGCGGACCCAGTTGCTGCTGGTGGTCGTGGCCTTGGCCGCCGTGACGGTCCTGGCCACCAGCGTCGTCGCGGCGGCCGTGCTGCAGGGCTACCTGATGGACCGCACCGACGACCAGCTGCGGCAGGCGGCCCGCCCGTTCGAAGGGCAGTTCCGGCCCGGCCCGATCGATGCCGACCCGCGCCCGTTCCGGCCGCTCGCCGACTACAGCATCACCGTCTTCGCCCCGGACGGCGCCCCCGTCTCGACCACCGACGACGCGGACTCGGACCGGCCGGGCCCGCAGCTGCCGACGATGGACACCGCGACGGCGACGGAGCTGAGCGGCGTCCCGTTCACCGTCGACGCCGTCGAGGGCGACGGGACCTGGCGGGTCCTGGTGCTGGTCACGGAGGACGGCGGGTCGGCCGCGCTGGGCCGGCCGCTGAACGACGTCGACGCGACCGTCGACCAGCTGCTGCTGATCGACGGCGTCGTCGCCGTGCTCGCGCTGGCGGCGCTGGCCGGGCTGGCCTGGTGGACGGTGCGCACCCGGCTGCGGCCGCTGGAGGAGGTCGAGCACACCGCCGAGGCGATCGCGGCCGGCGACCTGAGCCGCCGCATCCCGCCGCGCGACCCGCGCACCGAGGTGGGCCGGCTGTCCGCCTCGCTCAACACGATGCTCGGCCAGATCGAGTCGGCATTCCTCGCCCGCCGGATCTCCGAGCGGGAGGCGCGCGAGTCCGAGCAGCGCATGCGCCGCTTCATCGGCGACGCCAGCCACGAGCTGCGCACCCCGCTCACCTCGATCCGCGGCTTCGCCGAGCTGTACCGGCAGGGTGTCGTGCACGACGAGGCCGAGGTGCGCCGGCTGCTGCGCCGGGTCGAGGACGAGGCGGCCCGCATGGGGCTGCTCGTCGACGACCTCCTGCTGCTCGCCCGGCTGGACCAGCAGCCGGTGATCGCCCGGGCGCCGGTGGACCTGATCGAGATCGTCGTCGAGTCGGTCCTGCACGCCCGCGTCGTGGCCCGCGACCACGACCTCCGGCTGCGCGTCGACGCCCGGCCGGTGCCGCCGCTCATCGGCGACGCGCTGCGGCTGCGGCAGGTCGTGGACAACCTGGTGCGCAACGCGACCGTCCACACGCCGCCCGGCACCGTGGTCGACGTCAGCGTCGGCGGCACCGCGGAGGGCTGGGCCGTGCTGGAGGTGCGCGACGACGGGCCGGGCCTGGCCGGCGAGGACGCCGCGCACGTGTTCGAGCGGTTCTACCGCGCCGACCCGTCCCGGTCGCGGTCCGACGGCGCCCGGTACAGCGGCAGCGGCCTCGGCCTGTCGATCGTGTCCGCGCTGGTGGCCGCGCACGGCGGCCGGGTCGAGCTGCGGTCCGTGCCGGGCGAGGGCGCGACGTTCCGGGTGCTGCTCCCGCCGGCCGGCGGCGACGCGGCCGCGGCCACGACCTGGCTGACGCTGGAGGCCGCGCCGGAGGTGTGA
- the mfd gene encoding transcription-repair coupling factor translates to MSLSGLLSALLGSDGDPTLRSAVADARTGAVTALDLTAPPALRPFVAGAIAADEAGAGRTVLAVTATGREAEDLATELRCLLPPESVVEYPAWETLPHERLSPRSDTVGRRLAVLRRLVHPDLESGGPVKVVVAPVRSVLQPQVAGLADLRPVALKPGDDVALDAVVEQLAAAAYVRVDLVERRGEFAVRGGIVDVFPPTEEHPVRVDFWGDTVEEIRYFTVADQRSTDAAEHGLWAPPCRELLLTDDVRTRAAALAHEHPELGEMLEKIAAGIAVEGMESLAPVLVDRMEMLIDLLPAGTHVLVCDPERVRTRAHDMVATSQEFLDASWAAAAGGGTAPIDLGAAAYHTLGDVRAQAIRQGLPWWSLSSFGLGSTDDVPERPQPVDLDADLYAVDLGDDMVTAGAVDTRELDVRPAETYRGDTQRAIADISGWLATGGRAVFVTGGHGTAERVVEVLGESEVPARYVEHVDTAPAPGVVLVTTGGLTHGFIAQAAGLAVLTEDDLTGQRVSTKGTTRMPSRRRNQVDPLQLKLGDYVVHDQHGVGRYVEMTSRTVQGATREYLVVEYAPSKRGQPGDRLYVPTDQLEQVTKYVGGDAPGLDRIGGSDWAKRKGRARKAVKEIAAELIKLYAARQAAPGHAFGQDTPWQSELEDAFPYVETTDQLSTIDEVKRDMEREIPMDRVIAGDVGYGKTEIAVRAAFKAVQDGKQVGVLVPTTLLVGQHFSTFSERFAPFPVTIRALSRFQADAEAADTIEGLHDGTVDVVIGTHRLITGDVRFKDLGLLIVDEEQRFGVEHKEKLKHLRANVDVLTMSATPIPRTLEMSITGIRDMSVITTPPEERHPVLTYVGGYDEKQVGAALRRELMRDGQVFFVHNRVDTIEKTAAHLRQLVPEARIATAHGQMGEHVLEQVINAFWQREVDVLVCTTIVETGLDISNANTLVVDRSERLGLSQLHQLRGRVGRGRERAYAYFFYPRETPLTEEAHERLATIAQHSDLGAGMQVAMKDLEIRGAGNLLGGEQSGHIADVGFDLYVRLVGEAVSEYRGDGAEAQPEVRIELPVDAHIPHDYVASERLRLEAYRRLSEAVDDAAVDAVLEELTDRYGAPPEPVENLLAVARFRAHARRAGLSEVTVQGTYIRFAHVELADWQRVRLGRLYPKSLVKDAVGTMLVPRPRPTQIGGPQLRGVELLAWAKTVIDDVIAHQPDVAGTRAG, encoded by the coding sequence ATGAGTCTCAGCGGTCTGCTGTCCGCCCTCCTCGGCAGCGACGGCGATCCCACCCTGCGCTCGGCCGTCGCCGACGCGCGCACGGGTGCGGTCACCGCCCTCGACCTCACCGCGCCGCCGGCGTTGCGCCCGTTCGTGGCGGGTGCCATCGCCGCCGACGAGGCCGGTGCTGGCCGGACGGTGCTCGCCGTCACCGCCACCGGACGCGAGGCCGAGGACCTCGCCACCGAGCTGCGCTGCCTGCTGCCGCCCGAGTCGGTCGTCGAGTACCCGGCCTGGGAGACGCTGCCGCACGAGCGCCTGTCGCCGCGCAGCGACACGGTCGGCCGGCGGCTGGCCGTGCTGCGCCGGCTGGTTCACCCCGACCTCGAGTCCGGCGGACCGGTCAAGGTCGTCGTCGCGCCGGTGCGCAGTGTGCTGCAGCCGCAGGTCGCCGGGCTGGCCGACCTGCGCCCGGTCGCGCTGAAGCCGGGCGACGACGTCGCGCTCGACGCCGTCGTCGAGCAGCTGGCCGCCGCCGCGTACGTCCGCGTCGACCTCGTGGAGCGACGGGGCGAGTTCGCCGTCCGCGGCGGCATCGTCGACGTCTTCCCGCCGACTGAGGAGCACCCGGTACGGGTCGACTTCTGGGGCGACACCGTCGAGGAGATCCGCTACTTCACCGTCGCCGACCAGCGCTCCACCGACGCAGCCGAGCACGGGCTGTGGGCGCCGCCGTGCCGCGAGCTGCTGCTCACCGACGACGTCCGCACGCGGGCGGCCGCGCTCGCGCACGAGCACCCCGAACTGGGCGAGATGCTGGAGAAGATCGCCGCCGGCATCGCCGTCGAGGGCATGGAGTCGCTGGCGCCGGTGCTGGTCGACCGCATGGAGATGCTGATCGACCTGCTGCCCGCCGGCACCCACGTGCTGGTCTGCGACCCCGAGCGGGTCCGCACCCGGGCGCACGACATGGTCGCCACCAGCCAGGAGTTCCTCGACGCGTCGTGGGCCGCGGCGGCCGGCGGCGGCACGGCGCCGATCGACCTCGGCGCGGCGGCGTACCACACGCTCGGCGACGTCCGGGCGCAGGCGATCCGGCAGGGCCTGCCCTGGTGGAGCCTCAGCTCCTTCGGCCTCGGCAGCACCGACGACGTCCCGGAGCGGCCGCAGCCCGTCGACCTCGACGCCGACCTGTACGCCGTCGACCTCGGCGACGACATGGTGACGGCGGGCGCCGTCGACACCCGCGAGCTGGACGTCCGCCCGGCCGAGACGTACCGCGGCGACACCCAGCGGGCCATCGCCGACATCTCCGGCTGGCTGGCCACCGGCGGCCGCGCCGTGTTCGTCACAGGTGGCCACGGCACCGCCGAGCGGGTCGTCGAGGTCCTGGGCGAGTCCGAGGTGCCCGCGCGCTACGTCGAGCACGTCGACACCGCGCCGGCGCCGGGCGTCGTCCTGGTCACCACCGGCGGGCTCACCCACGGGTTCATCGCGCAGGCCGCCGGCCTCGCCGTCCTGACCGAGGACGACCTCACCGGCCAGCGGGTGTCCACCAAGGGCACCACCCGCATGCCCAGCCGTCGGCGCAACCAGGTCGACCCGCTCCAGCTCAAGCTCGGCGACTACGTCGTGCACGACCAGCACGGCGTCGGCCGCTACGTCGAGATGACCAGCCGGACGGTGCAGGGCGCCACCCGCGAGTACCTCGTCGTCGAGTACGCGCCGTCCAAGCGCGGCCAGCCGGGCGACCGCCTGTACGTCCCGACCGACCAGCTCGAGCAGGTCACCAAGTACGTCGGCGGCGACGCGCCCGGCCTCGACCGCATCGGCGGCAGCGACTGGGCCAAGCGCAAGGGCCGGGCCCGCAAGGCGGTCAAGGAGATCGCCGCCGAGCTGATCAAGCTGTACGCCGCCCGCCAGGCCGCGCCGGGCCACGCCTTCGGCCAGGACACGCCCTGGCAGAGTGAGCTGGAGGACGCGTTTCCGTACGTTGAGACCACCGACCAGCTGTCCACCATCGACGAGGTCAAGCGCGACATGGAGCGCGAGATCCCGATGGACCGCGTCATCGCCGGCGACGTCGGCTACGGCAAGACCGAGATCGCCGTGCGGGCGGCGTTCAAGGCGGTCCAGGACGGCAAGCAGGTCGGTGTGCTGGTGCCCACGACGCTGCTGGTGGGCCAGCACTTCTCCACCTTCTCGGAGCGGTTCGCGCCGTTCCCGGTGACGATCCGGGCGCTGTCGCGGTTCCAGGCCGACGCGGAGGCCGCCGACACCATCGAGGGGTTGCACGACGGCACGGTCGACGTCGTCATCGGCACCCACCGGCTGATCACCGGCGACGTCCGGTTCAAGGACCTCGGCCTGCTGATCGTCGACGAAGAGCAGCGCTTCGGCGTCGAGCACAAGGAGAAGCTGAAGCACCTGCGCGCGAACGTCGACGTGCTGACGATGTCGGCGACGCCGATCCCGCGGACGCTGGAGATGTCGATCACCGGCATCCGCGACATGAGCGTCATCACCACCCCGCCTGAGGAGCGCCACCCCGTCCTCACCTACGTCGGCGGGTACGACGAGAAGCAGGTCGGCGCTGCGCTCCGGCGCGAGCTGATGCGCGACGGCCAGGTGTTCTTCGTGCACAACCGGGTCGACACCATCGAGAAGACCGCGGCGCACCTGCGCCAGCTGGTGCCCGAGGCCCGCATCGCCACGGCACACGGCCAGATGGGCGAGCACGTCCTCGAACAGGTCATCAACGCGTTCTGGCAGCGCGAAGTCGACGTGCTGGTGTGCACGACGATCGTCGAGACCGGCCTCGACATCTCCAACGCCAACACGCTGGTCGTCGACCGGTCCGAGCGGCTCGGCCTGTCGCAGCTGCACCAGTTGCGCGGCCGGGTCGGCCGTGGCCGCGAGCGGGCGTACGCGTATTTCTTCTACCCGCGCGAGACCCCGCTGACCGAGGAGGCGCACGAGCGGCTGGCCACCATCGCCCAGCACTCCGACCTCGGCGCCGGCATGCAGGTCGCGATGAAGGACCTCGAGATCCGCGGCGCGGGCAACCTGCTCGGCGGCGAGCAGTCCGGCCACATCGCCGACGTCGGGTTCGACCTCTACGTGCGGCTGGTCGGCGAGGCGGTGTCGGAGTACCGCGGCGACGGCGCCGAGGCACAGCCCGAGGTCCGCATCGAGCTGCCGGTCGACGCGCACATCCCGCACGACTACGTCGCCAGCGAGCGGCTGCGGCTCGAGGCGTATCGGCGGCTGTCCGAGGCGGTCGACGACGCCGCCGTTGACGCCGTGCTCGAGGAGCTGACCGACCGCTACGGCGCGCCGCCCGAGCCGGTCGAGAACCTGCTGGCGGTGGCCCGGTTCCGGGCGCACGCCCGGCGCGCGGGGCTGTCCGAGGTCACCGTCCAAGGCACCTACATCCGGTTCGCGCACGTCGAGCTGGCCGACTGGCAGCGGGTCCGGCTCGGCCGGCTCTACCCGAAGTCACTGGTCAAGGACGCCGTCGGGACGATGCTGGTGCCCCGGCCCCGGCCGACCCAGATCGGCGGGCCGCAGCTGCGCGGCGTCGAGCTGCTGGCCTGGGCGAAGACCGTCATCGACGACGTCATCGCCCACCAGCCCGACGTGGCCGGCACCCGGGCTGGATAA
- a CDS encoding type II toxin-antitoxin system VapC family toxin, producing the protein MNLEAVVVDASALVDLIVPTDRAEVVAKTIEGRALHAPAHVDAELLSAFGRLQRAGVLSDPDVTDLLDLLETMPVVRHGLPDLLDLAWAHRHDTRLTDALYLALAERLGLGLVTTDARLTRAGSASSLILPLNA; encoded by the coding sequence GTGAACCTCGAAGCCGTGGTCGTCGATGCCTCAGCCCTTGTCGATCTCATCGTTCCGACCGATCGAGCGGAGGTCGTGGCGAAGACCATCGAAGGGCGGGCGCTTCACGCTCCCGCACATGTCGACGCGGAGTTGCTGAGTGCCTTCGGCCGGCTCCAGCGTGCCGGCGTCCTGTCCGACCCGGACGTGACGGATCTGCTCGATCTCCTCGAGACGATGCCGGTCGTCCGGCATGGTCTGCCTGATCTGCTGGATCTCGCGTGGGCGCACAGGCACGACACGCGACTGACCGACGCCCTCTATCTCGCACTAGCAGAGCGTCTCGGCCTCGGCCTGGTGACGACCGATGCCCGACTGACAAGGGCGGGTTCGGCGTCGAGCCTGATACTCCCGCTCAACGCATAG
- a CDS encoding efflux RND transporter periplasmic adaptor subunit — MRLLPKSRRARRAIVLLGTMAAAVGAAGAAWAVTQDDPAATASTTTAEAAVGTYEETVASTGTFQPAETAELSFAVSGEVLSVDVAVGDVVVAGQALATVGTETLDAELTAAEAALDAALERLDSDTDAGATDTQLAADEASVAAAESRVAQATEALDDATLTSTIAGTVASVDVAVGDEVSGSSASSGSTGSTGSAGATGATGASSTTPSTGTGAQITVITTDAFVVETSVGSADLSRLQEGLQAELTPSDGGEVVYGTVSSVGLVASSSTSGAATFPVEIAVTGAVDGVYAGGSADVSIIVEQRADVLTVPTAAVATTDGATTVTVVSEDGSQVETPVEIGTSFGIQTEIVSGLEAGAEVVVPMAIRGGGGGGGGGEDGEELPPGSRFPGGEFPGGGGFPGGGAPNGGQG; from the coding sequence GTGCGACTGCTACCGAAGTCCCGTCGTGCGCGACGGGCGATTGTGCTGCTGGGGACGATGGCCGCCGCGGTCGGCGCGGCCGGTGCCGCCTGGGCGGTGACGCAGGACGACCCGGCCGCCACGGCGTCGACGACCACCGCCGAGGCCGCCGTCGGCACCTACGAGGAGACGGTGGCCAGCACCGGCACCTTCCAGCCGGCCGAGACCGCCGAGCTGTCGTTCGCCGTGAGCGGCGAGGTGCTCTCCGTCGACGTCGCCGTCGGCGATGTGGTCGTGGCCGGCCAGGCGCTGGCCACCGTCGGCACCGAGACGCTGGACGCGGAGCTGACGGCGGCCGAGGCGGCCCTGGACGCGGCGCTGGAACGGCTCGACTCCGACACCGACGCCGGTGCGACGGACACCCAGCTGGCCGCGGACGAGGCGTCCGTCGCGGCCGCGGAGTCCCGGGTCGCGCAGGCCACGGAGGCGCTGGACGACGCCACGCTGACGTCGACCATCGCCGGCACGGTGGCGTCGGTGGACGTCGCCGTCGGTGACGAGGTCAGTGGGTCGTCGGCGTCGTCCGGTTCGACGGGTTCAACCGGTTCGGCGGGGGCGACCGGCGCGACCGGCGCCTCCAGTACGACGCCGTCGACCGGCACGGGCGCGCAGATCACGGTGATCACCACCGACGCGTTCGTGGTGGAGACCAGCGTGGGCAGCGCCGACCTGAGCCGCCTGCAGGAGGGCCTGCAGGCCGAGCTGACGCCGTCCGACGGCGGCGAGGTCGTCTACGGCACCGTCAGCTCGGTCGGCCTGGTGGCCTCCAGCTCGACCTCCGGCGCCGCCACGTTCCCGGTGGAGATCGCGGTGACCGGCGCGGTCGACGGCGTCTACGCGGGCGGCAGCGCCGACGTGTCGATCATCGTCGAGCAGCGCGCCGACGTCCTGACCGTGCCGACCGCGGCGGTCGCCACGACCGACGGCGCGACCACGGTCACCGTCGTGTCGGAGGACGGCTCGCAGGTCGAGACGCCGGTCGAGATCGGCACCAGCTTCGGCATCCAGACGGAGATCGTCAGTGGCCTGGAGGCCGGCGCGGAGGTCGTCGTCCCGATGGCCATTCGCGGCGGCGGAGGGGGTGGGGGCGGCGGCGAGGACGGTGAGGAGCTGCCGCCCGGCAGTCGGTTCCCCGGCGGCGAGTTCCCCGGTGGTGGCGGCTTCCCCGGCGGCGGCGCACCCAACGGCGGGCAGGGGTGA